A single window of Vigna unguiculata cultivar IT97K-499-35 chromosome 1, ASM411807v1, whole genome shotgun sequence DNA harbors:
- the LOC114163435 gene encoding F-box only protein 6, which translates to MEGVAMLKQLIGQLQQLLDSSHSHSLILEPSHHTLLFQQQHPRWTSFDVEDSSVDDFCGLVVTAGKSGRFRMSEPVKSPPSKKSRRDRSRGKSSGRSCSTEVMDQEIWKDFPEDLFEAVIARLPIATFFRFRSVCRQWNSMLTSQSFSQHCTQVTQANPWFYTITHENVNSGAMYDPSLKKWHHPTISTPPTKLIVLPVASAGGLVCFLDIGHRNFFVCNPLTQSFRELPARSVKVWSRVAVGMTINGNSAGSGYKILWVGCDGEYEVYDSVRNSWIRPGNMPAGMKLPLSLNFRSQAVSIDSMLYFMRSDPEGIVSYDMATGVWKQYIIPAPLHLTDHTLAECDGQIMLVGLLTKNAATCVCIWELQKMTLLWKEVDRMPNIWCLDFYGKHVRMTCLGNKGLLMLSLRSKQMNRLVTYNIARKEWLKVPGCVVPRGRKRQWIACGTAFHPCLTALA; encoded by the exons ATGGAAGGGGTGGCCATGCTGAAGCAGCTAATTGGTCAGCTTCAGCAGCTATTGGACTCTTCCCATTCCCATTCTCTGATTCTTGAACCTTCACACCACACTCTCCTCTTCCAACAACAACACCCCAG ATGGACATCCTTTGATGTTGAAGATAGCTCTGTAGATGACTTTTGTGGCCTTGTAGTGACAGCAGGAAAGTCTGGCCGTTTCAGGATGTCAGAGCCTGTGAAGTCTCCACCTTCTAAGAAGTCTCGTAGAGATAGAAGCAGGGGCAAATCATCTGGACGATCCTGCTCAACTGAAGTTATGGATCAAGAAATTTGGAAAGATTTTCCGGAAGATTTATTTGAGGCTGTGATAGCACGACTCCCCATTGCTACATTTTTCCGCTTCCGCTCTGTCTGCCGGCAGTGGAATTCCATGCTTACTTCTCAAAGTTTTTCTCAGCATTGTACTCAAGTTACACAAGCAAATCCATGGTTTTACACCATTACCCATGAAAATGTGAACTCGGGAGCTATGTACGATCCTTCTTTGAAAAAATGGCACCACCCAACTATATCGACACCGCCCACAAAATTGATTGTTTTACCCGTGGCTTCTGCCGGTGGTTTAGTTTGCTTTCTTGACATTGGTCATCGTAACTTCTTTGTTTGCAACCCACTGACTCAATCCTTCAGGGAGTTGCCAGCTCGATCAGTTAAGGTCTGGTCTCGGGTTGCTGTAGGGATGACAATTAACGGAAACTCGGCTGGTTCAGGCTACAAGATCTTATGGGTTGGTTGTGATGGAGAATATGAAGTTTACGACTCAGTCAGAAATTCTTGGATTCGTCCTGGAAACATGCCTGCAGGTATGAAGCTGCCACTGTCGCTGAACTTTAGGTCTCAAGCTGTCTCTATCGATAGCATGCTTTACTTCATGCGATCAGACCCAGAAGGGATTGTTTCGTACGATATGGCAACTGGGGTTTGGAAACAATATATAATCCCAGCGCCGTTGCATCTGACTGATCACACTCTGGCCGAGTGTGATGGCCAGATCATGCTTGTGGGTTTGCTCACAAAGAATGCAGCTACTTGTGTATGCATATGGGAGCTGCAGAAAATGACACTCTTGTGGAAGGAGGTTGACAGAATGCCAAACATATGGTGCTTGGACTTTTATGGGAAGCACGTTAGAATGACTTGCCTGGGGAACAAAGGCTTGCTCATGTTGTCCCTGAGGTCGAAACAGATGAATAGATTGGTTACTTACAACATAGCAAGGAAAGAATGGCTGAAGGTTCCTGGGTGTGTGGTGCCGCGTGGGAGAAAACGACAGTGGATAGCTTGTGGTACTGCATTTCATCCATGCCTCACAGCGCTGGCATGA
- the LOC114163453 gene encoding nuclear transport factor 2B-like, producing MDPDALAKAFVEHYYSTFDSNRNNLANLYQEGSMLSFEGQKIQGAQNIVAKLTSLPFHQCQHSITTVDCQPSGGNGGMLVFVSGNLQLAGEQHALKFSQMFHLMPTPQGSYYVLNDIFRLNYA from the exons ATGGATCCAGACGCATTGGCAAAGGCATTCGTGGAACATTACTATTCAACCTTCGATTCGAACCGCAACAATCTGGCGAATCTGTATCAGGAAGGTTCCATGCTTTCTTTCGAAGGCCAGAAGATCCAGGGCGCTCAGAACATCGTCGCCAAGCTCACTTCCCTTCCCTTCCACCAGTGCCAACACTCCATCACCACCGTCGATTGCCAGCCCTCCGGAGGTAACGGCGGCATGCTCGTCTTCGTCAGCGGCAACCTCCAGCTTGCCGGCGAACAGCATGCCCTCAAGTTCAGCCAG ATGTTCCATTTGATGCCTACACCGCAGGGAAGCTATTATGTGTTGAATGACATATTCCGGTTGAACTATGCATGA
- the LOC114163442 gene encoding uncharacterized protein LOC114163442 isoform X2, which produces MEQDRRLQLIDNAIQKLIHDTNTNTNKVQESHHNNDAQYQNALSHLLSVSQSNILKGEEIPEQYEGSRSSDTVGSVIEAKEGEDEGGGSENDEIMKELKKVSEVSLILQLKDGLSHPFRSFGNILKGMVKVPDVKGQDADDREELLESSSSLPSMVIPDMSHNIGN; this is translated from the exons ATGGAACAAGATCGAAGGCTTCAGCTCATCGACAACGCAATTCAGAAGCTTATACACgacaccaacaccaacaccaacaaAGTCCAAGAATCTCACCATAACAACGATGCTCAATACCAAAACGCTCTTTCCCACCTTCTCTCTGTTTCTCAG TCGAACATTTTGAAAGGAGAAGAGATACCTGAGCAATATGAAGGTAGTAGATCTTCTGATACGGTGGGTTCTGTAATTGAGGCgaaagaaggagaagatgagGGTGGAGGAAGTGAAAATGATGAGATAATGAAAGAGCTGAAGAAG GTATCTGAAGTCTCTCTTATTTTGCAACTCAAAGATGGATTAAGTCACCCTTTTAGATCCTTCGGAAATATACTCAAAGGTATGGTGAAAGTCCCTGACGTGAAAGGCCAGGATGCTGATGACAGAGAAGAACTTCTTGAATCTTCATCATCCCTTCCCTCCATGGTGATTCCAGATATGTCTCATAATATCGGAAACTAG
- the LOC114163442 gene encoding uncharacterized protein LOC114163442 isoform X1, whose translation MEQDRRLQLIDNAIQKLIHDTNTNTNKVQESHHNNDAQYQNALSHLLSVSQSNILKGEEIPEQYEGSRSSDTVGSVIEAKEGEDEGGGSENDEIMKELKKVKKQNFVTHCLLSVMIVLTVVWQVSEVSLILQLKDGLSHPFRSFGNILKGMVKVPDVKGQDADDREELLESSSSLPSMVIPDMSHNIGN comes from the exons ATGGAACAAGATCGAAGGCTTCAGCTCATCGACAACGCAATTCAGAAGCTTATACACgacaccaacaccaacaccaacaaAGTCCAAGAATCTCACCATAACAACGATGCTCAATACCAAAACGCTCTTTCCCACCTTCTCTCTGTTTCTCAG TCGAACATTTTGAAAGGAGAAGAGATACCTGAGCAATATGAAGGTAGTAGATCTTCTGATACGGTGGGTTCTGTAATTGAGGCgaaagaaggagaagatgagGGTGGAGGAAGTGAAAATGATGAGATAATGAAAGAGCTGAAGAAGGTGAAGAAGCAGAACTTTGTAACTCATTGCCTTCTTTCAGTGATGATAGTCCTCACTGTGGTTTGGCAGGTATCTGAAGTCTCTCTTATTTTGCAACTCAAAGATGGATTAAGTCACCCTTTTAGATCCTTCGGAAATATACTCAAAGGTATGGTGAAAGTCCCTGACGTGAAAGGCCAGGATGCTGATGACAGAGAAGAACTTCTTGAATCTTCATCATCCCTTCCCTCCATGGTGATTCCAGATATGTCTCATAATATCGGAAACTAG
- the LOC114174897 gene encoding calmodulin-binding transcription activator 4-like isoform X2, producing the protein MPSGLEYNLDDLFQEAKKRWLKPVEVLYILRNHDMCELTHQPPHQPAGGSLYLFNRRVTRYFRKDGHNWRKKRDGRTVGEAHERLKVGNEEILNCYYAHGEENRSFQRRSYWMLELEYEHIVLVHYRDTSKGKSNSEPFTQFSSSSSRVFSQSQSLYTDHNPGTSSMFGDSCEPNQKFPSPGSLEVTSEAQALRQLEEELNINEDSFNERVIYKDKSTLSGPNDQGHLFVRYNGRQDNSYTYCDHDFPNDCPDGNEKDIYWAEMLEACKPLPVTNLPDQYGYEAFENEESLFSLGREMIANMENNQWPNSNCNYVENSVFPPPQGDIGVKFPLCSRVENPVTTSDYCENFFDQTKIQEPLGVDSSLTFEQKQKFTIRAVSPEYCYANETTKVIIIGSFLYHHSDSTWACLFDDVEVPAEIIQDGVISCEAPSNLLGKVKLCITSGNRVPCSEVSEFEFRNRTTSCTRCNSLETEDGRSPEDLLLLVRFAEMLHSASSKKDDSTESGSNLSTEQKDGDDSWSHMIDTLLVGTGKSSDTVNWLLEELLKDKLQLWLSNRSHERDEGTDCSLSKKEQGIIHMVSGLGFEWALNPILSCGVNINFRDINGWTALHWAAKFGREKMVASLIASGASAGAVTDPSSQNPSGETAASVAASHGHKGLAGYLSEVQLTSHLSSLTLTASKLSEGSSELEAELTVRSVSKENIVAGEEDVSLKASLDAVRNASQAAARIQDAFRAYSFRKRKEREEAMAAAAAACLDGYCIDPAGCNDDNISVLSAMSKLNSRSSGDYNLAALSIQKRYRGWKGRKEFLALRQKVVKIQAIVRGYQARKQYKIILWAVGILNKVVLRWRRKRVGITSVRQEMDSNEGESDDEDFLNVFRKEKVNGTIETALKRVLSMVRHDDARHQYRRLLSLYRQAKTKRESTSDEAPSSTSEEDPLNMEEDDWDLLWQKLCA; encoded by the exons ATGCCATCTG GTTTGGAGTACAACCTCGATGATCTGTTCCAAGAAGCTAAGAAGCGATGGCTCAAACCTGTCGAAGTGCTTTACATTTTACGGAATCACGACATGTGCGAGCTTACCCACCAGCCCCCTCATCAGCCAGCTG GCGGATCCCTGTATCTGTTTAATAGAAGAGTCACGCGTTACTTCCGCAAAGATGGTCATAACTGGAGGAAGAAAAGAGACGGAAGAACTGTGGGAGAAGCACATGAACGGCTCAAG GTTGGAAATGAAGAAATCCTAAACTGCTACTATGCACATGGAGAAGAGAACCGTTCTTTTCAGAGACGGAGCTATTGGATGTTGGAGCT GGAATATGAGCATATTGTTCTGGTGCATTATAGAGACACAAGTAAG GGGAAATCCAATTCTGAACCTTTCACACAATTTTCATCGAGTTCCTCTCGTGTTTTTAGTCAGAGTCAAAGCTTGTATACAGATCACAACCCAGGGACATCATCCATGTTTGGTGATTCATGTGAACCTAATCAAAAATTTCCTAGTCCTGGGTCTTTAGAAGTTACATCTGAAGCACAAGCCTTGCGCCAATTGGAAGAAGAGCTGAATATAAATGAGGACAGCTTCAATGAAAGGGTGATTTATAAAGATAAGTCTACTTTGTCTGGACCAAATGATCAAGGGCATCTTTTTGTTAGATATAATGGAAGACAAG ATAACAGTTACACATACTGTGATCATGACTTCCCTAATGATTGTCCTGATGGaaatgaaaaagatatataCTGGGCCGAGATGCTTGAAGCATGCAAGCCCTTACCTGTGACCAATTTACCAGATCAATATGGATATGAGGCTTTTGAAAAT GaagagtcattattttctttaggAAGGGAAATGATTGCCAACATGGAAAACAATCAGTGGCCAAACTCCAACTGTAATTATGTTGAGAACT CTGTTTTTCCACCTCCTCAAGGCGACATTGGAGTCAAATTTCCTCTATGTTCTCGGGTAGAAAATCCAGTAACTACCTCTGACTACTGTGAAAATTTTTTTGACCaaacaaaaattcaagaacCCCTGGGTGTAGATTCAAGCTTGACTTTTGAACAGAAACAGAAATTTACAATTAGGGCAGTCTCCCCAGAATACTGCTATGCCAATGAAACTACAAAG GTTATCATTATTGGATCGTTTCTCTATCATCACTCGGATTCTACTTGGGCCTGTTTGTTTGATGATGTTGAAGTTCCTGCTGAGATTATTCAGGATGGCGTAATCAGTTGTGAAGCTCCATCCAATCTTCTTGGAAAGGTTAAGTTGTGCATTACTTCCGGAAATAGGGTGCCTTGCAGTGAAGTGAGTGAGTTTGAGTTTCGAAATAGGACTACTAGTTGCACTCGCTGTAATTCATTGGAAACAGAAGATGGTAGAAGTCCGGAAGATCTGCTATTACTTGTTCGATTTGCGGAGATGCTCCACTCTGCTTCATCTAAAAAGGATGACAGCACAGAATCTGGAAGTAACCTTTCAACAGAACAGAAAgatggtgatgattcatggagcCATATGATTGACACTCTTCTAGTTGGCACTGGAAAATCATCTGATACTGTTAACTGGCTTCTAGAAGAGCTGCTGAAGGATAAGCTGCAGCTCTGGCTCTCTAACCGATCCCATGAAAGAGATGAAGGGACAGACTGTTCTTTGTCCAAGAAAGAGCAGGGAATTATACACATGGTTTCTGGGTTGGGTTTTGAGTGGGCCCTGAACCCCATTCTCAGTTGCggtgtgaatataaatttccGTGACATCAATGGATGGACCGCCCTTCATTGGGCTGCAAAGTTTGGGAG GGAAAAAATGGTTGCTTCACTTATAGCTTCTGGTGCATCTGCTGGAGCGGTGACAGATCCAAGTTCACAAAATCCAAGCGGTGAAACTGCTGCATCTGTTGCAGCCTCCCATGGCCATAAGGGACTGGCAGGTTATCTTTCTGAGGTACAGCTAACGAGCCACTTATCATCCCTGACTTTGACAGCGAGTAAGCTTTCTGAAGGATCTTCTGAGCTCGAAGCCGAGTTAACTGTCCGCAGTGTCTCTAAAGAAAATATTGTGGCCGGTGAGGAGGATGTTTCACTAAAAGCTTCCTTGGATGCTGTCAGAAATGCATCTCAGGCAGCTGCACGGATACAAGATGCTTTTCGTGCATATTCTTTTAGAAAAcggaaagaaagagaagaagctATGGCTGCTGCTGCTGCGGCATGTCTAGATGGATACTGTATTGATCCTGCAGGTTGCAATGATGATAACATTTCAGTGCTTTCTGCCATGTCAAAACTTAATTCCCGGAGCTCGGGTGATTACAATTTAGCTGCCTTGTCGATTCAGAAGAGATATCGAGGTTGGAAAGGTCGCAAAGAATTCTTAGCATTGCGCCAGAAAGTAGTTAAGATACAG GCCATTGTGAGGGGTTACCAGGCTCGGAAGCAATACAAGATAATATTATGGGCAGTTGGAATCCTGAATAAGGTTGTGCTACGATGGAGGAGAAAACGCGTTGGTATAACTAGTGTCCGCCAAGAAATGGATTCAAATGAAGGAGAAAGTGATGATGAAGATTTTCTGAACGTCTTCCGAAAAGAGAAAGTAAATGGAACAATTGAGACGGCTTTGAAGCGGGTGCTTTCCATGGTCCGTCATGACGATGCTCGCCACCAATACAGGCGCTTGCTTTCGTTGTATCGTCAAGCCAAG ACTAAACGTGAGAGTACAAGTGATGAAGCACCGTCATCAACTTCGGAAGAGGATCCTCTGAATATGGAAGAGGATGATTGGGATCTGTTATGGCAAAAATTATGTGCTTAG
- the LOC114174897 gene encoding calmodulin-binding transcription activator 4-like isoform X1, which translates to MPSGLEYNLDDLFQEAKKRWLKPVEVLYILRNHDMCELTHQPPHQPAGGSLYLFNRRVTRYFRKDGHNWRKKRDGRTVGEAHERLKVGNEEILNCYYAHGEENRSFQRRSYWMLELEYEHIVLVHYRDTSKGKSNSEPFTQFSSSSSRVFSQSQSLYTDHNPGTSSMFGDSCEPNQKFPSPGSLEVTSEAQALRQLEEELNINEDSFNERVIYKDKSTLSGPNDQGHLFVRYNGRQDNSYTYCDHDFPNDCPDGNEKDIYWAEMLEACKPLPVTNLPDQYGYEAFENEESLFSLGREMIANMENNQWPNSNCNYVENCPLSPAVFPPPQGDIGVKFPLCSRVENPVTTSDYCENFFDQTKIQEPLGVDSSLTFEQKQKFTIRAVSPEYCYANETTKVIIIGSFLYHHSDSTWACLFDDVEVPAEIIQDGVISCEAPSNLLGKVKLCITSGNRVPCSEVSEFEFRNRTTSCTRCNSLETEDGRSPEDLLLLVRFAEMLHSASSKKDDSTESGSNLSTEQKDGDDSWSHMIDTLLVGTGKSSDTVNWLLEELLKDKLQLWLSNRSHERDEGTDCSLSKKEQGIIHMVSGLGFEWALNPILSCGVNINFRDINGWTALHWAAKFGREKMVASLIASGASAGAVTDPSSQNPSGETAASVAASHGHKGLAGYLSEVQLTSHLSSLTLTASKLSEGSSELEAELTVRSVSKENIVAGEEDVSLKASLDAVRNASQAAARIQDAFRAYSFRKRKEREEAMAAAAAACLDGYCIDPAGCNDDNISVLSAMSKLNSRSSGDYNLAALSIQKRYRGWKGRKEFLALRQKVVKIQAIVRGYQARKQYKIILWAVGILNKVVLRWRRKRVGITSVRQEMDSNEGESDDEDFLNVFRKEKVNGTIETALKRVLSMVRHDDARHQYRRLLSLYRQAKTKRESTSDEAPSSTSEEDPLNMEEDDWDLLWQKLCA; encoded by the exons ATGCCATCTG GTTTGGAGTACAACCTCGATGATCTGTTCCAAGAAGCTAAGAAGCGATGGCTCAAACCTGTCGAAGTGCTTTACATTTTACGGAATCACGACATGTGCGAGCTTACCCACCAGCCCCCTCATCAGCCAGCTG GCGGATCCCTGTATCTGTTTAATAGAAGAGTCACGCGTTACTTCCGCAAAGATGGTCATAACTGGAGGAAGAAAAGAGACGGAAGAACTGTGGGAGAAGCACATGAACGGCTCAAG GTTGGAAATGAAGAAATCCTAAACTGCTACTATGCACATGGAGAAGAGAACCGTTCTTTTCAGAGACGGAGCTATTGGATGTTGGAGCT GGAATATGAGCATATTGTTCTGGTGCATTATAGAGACACAAGTAAG GGGAAATCCAATTCTGAACCTTTCACACAATTTTCATCGAGTTCCTCTCGTGTTTTTAGTCAGAGTCAAAGCTTGTATACAGATCACAACCCAGGGACATCATCCATGTTTGGTGATTCATGTGAACCTAATCAAAAATTTCCTAGTCCTGGGTCTTTAGAAGTTACATCTGAAGCACAAGCCTTGCGCCAATTGGAAGAAGAGCTGAATATAAATGAGGACAGCTTCAATGAAAGGGTGATTTATAAAGATAAGTCTACTTTGTCTGGACCAAATGATCAAGGGCATCTTTTTGTTAGATATAATGGAAGACAAG ATAACAGTTACACATACTGTGATCATGACTTCCCTAATGATTGTCCTGATGGaaatgaaaaagatatataCTGGGCCGAGATGCTTGAAGCATGCAAGCCCTTACCTGTGACCAATTTACCAGATCAATATGGATATGAGGCTTTTGAAAAT GaagagtcattattttctttaggAAGGGAAATGATTGCCAACATGGAAAACAATCAGTGGCCAAACTCCAACTGTAATTATGTTGAGAACT GTCCCTTATCTCCAGCTGTTTTTCCACCTCCTCAAGGCGACATTGGAGTCAAATTTCCTCTATGTTCTCGGGTAGAAAATCCAGTAACTACCTCTGACTACTGTGAAAATTTTTTTGACCaaacaaaaattcaagaacCCCTGGGTGTAGATTCAAGCTTGACTTTTGAACAGAAACAGAAATTTACAATTAGGGCAGTCTCCCCAGAATACTGCTATGCCAATGAAACTACAAAG GTTATCATTATTGGATCGTTTCTCTATCATCACTCGGATTCTACTTGGGCCTGTTTGTTTGATGATGTTGAAGTTCCTGCTGAGATTATTCAGGATGGCGTAATCAGTTGTGAAGCTCCATCCAATCTTCTTGGAAAGGTTAAGTTGTGCATTACTTCCGGAAATAGGGTGCCTTGCAGTGAAGTGAGTGAGTTTGAGTTTCGAAATAGGACTACTAGTTGCACTCGCTGTAATTCATTGGAAACAGAAGATGGTAGAAGTCCGGAAGATCTGCTATTACTTGTTCGATTTGCGGAGATGCTCCACTCTGCTTCATCTAAAAAGGATGACAGCACAGAATCTGGAAGTAACCTTTCAACAGAACAGAAAgatggtgatgattcatggagcCATATGATTGACACTCTTCTAGTTGGCACTGGAAAATCATCTGATACTGTTAACTGGCTTCTAGAAGAGCTGCTGAAGGATAAGCTGCAGCTCTGGCTCTCTAACCGATCCCATGAAAGAGATGAAGGGACAGACTGTTCTTTGTCCAAGAAAGAGCAGGGAATTATACACATGGTTTCTGGGTTGGGTTTTGAGTGGGCCCTGAACCCCATTCTCAGTTGCggtgtgaatataaatttccGTGACATCAATGGATGGACCGCCCTTCATTGGGCTGCAAAGTTTGGGAG GGAAAAAATGGTTGCTTCACTTATAGCTTCTGGTGCATCTGCTGGAGCGGTGACAGATCCAAGTTCACAAAATCCAAGCGGTGAAACTGCTGCATCTGTTGCAGCCTCCCATGGCCATAAGGGACTGGCAGGTTATCTTTCTGAGGTACAGCTAACGAGCCACTTATCATCCCTGACTTTGACAGCGAGTAAGCTTTCTGAAGGATCTTCTGAGCTCGAAGCCGAGTTAACTGTCCGCAGTGTCTCTAAAGAAAATATTGTGGCCGGTGAGGAGGATGTTTCACTAAAAGCTTCCTTGGATGCTGTCAGAAATGCATCTCAGGCAGCTGCACGGATACAAGATGCTTTTCGTGCATATTCTTTTAGAAAAcggaaagaaagagaagaagctATGGCTGCTGCTGCTGCGGCATGTCTAGATGGATACTGTATTGATCCTGCAGGTTGCAATGATGATAACATTTCAGTGCTTTCTGCCATGTCAAAACTTAATTCCCGGAGCTCGGGTGATTACAATTTAGCTGCCTTGTCGATTCAGAAGAGATATCGAGGTTGGAAAGGTCGCAAAGAATTCTTAGCATTGCGCCAGAAAGTAGTTAAGATACAG GCCATTGTGAGGGGTTACCAGGCTCGGAAGCAATACAAGATAATATTATGGGCAGTTGGAATCCTGAATAAGGTTGTGCTACGATGGAGGAGAAAACGCGTTGGTATAACTAGTGTCCGCCAAGAAATGGATTCAAATGAAGGAGAAAGTGATGATGAAGATTTTCTGAACGTCTTCCGAAAAGAGAAAGTAAATGGAACAATTGAGACGGCTTTGAAGCGGGTGCTTTCCATGGTCCGTCATGACGATGCTCGCCACCAATACAGGCGCTTGCTTTCGTTGTATCGTCAAGCCAAG ACTAAACGTGAGAGTACAAGTGATGAAGCACCGTCATCAACTTCGGAAGAGGATCCTCTGAATATGGAAGAGGATGATTGGGATCTGTTATGGCAAAAATTATGTGCTTAG
- the LOC114165001 gene encoding uncharacterized protein LOC114165001 has protein sequence MLDCGAVVVSVVLYILLMPGLLFQVPGRSRCVEFGNFQTSAASILVHSLLYFGLICLFLFAVKVHFYIG, from the coding sequence ATGTTGGACTGTGGAGCAGTGGTTGTGTCTGTGGTGCTGTACATTCTGCTAATGCCAGGGTTACTTTTTCAAGTACCTGGTCGTTCAAGATGCGTGGAGTTCGGAAATTTTCAAACCAGTGCTGCTTCCATACTCGTTCATTCTCTTCTCTACTTTGGTCTCATTTGTCTCTTCTTGTTCGCTGTTAAGGTCCACTTTTACATCGGCTAG
- the LOC114164490 gene encoding uncharacterized protein LOC114164490 → MSDWGPVVIAVVLFVLLSPGLLIQIPGKSRVVEFGNMQTSGISILVHTIIFFGLITIFLIAIGVHINTG, encoded by the coding sequence atgAGTGATTGGGGTCCTGTGGTGATAGCAGTGGTGCTGTTTGTGTTGTTGAGTCCTGGTCTTCTGATTCAAATTCCTGGGAAGAGCAGAGTGGTGGAGTTTGGAAACATGCAAACCAGTGGAATTTCTATCTTGGTCCACACTATCATCTTCTTTGGTCTCATTACCATTTTTCTTATTGCCATTGGTGTGCATATCAACACTGGCTAA